DNA sequence from the Malus sylvestris chromosome 10, drMalSylv7.2, whole genome shotgun sequence genome:
AGGAAAGCACTAACCTTGAAGCGAGAAATCCTTCAGGCTTATATGACATAGGCTATACACATTTTCGGTAATATTTGATTTTCGTAACTTCATTCCCAGTGATGCAGCACAATCCAAAGCTTGCAAGTTGGTTATTAAACTCTGCTTTTGCAAGTGGGCCACATAGCTCTCCATGGCAGTACAACATGCAGTCCGGTTACTTATCCCATTCCCACAACCCGTTGCAACATGCTTCATGTCAGGGAAAACCAGGGGACAAGCTGAAGTCAACACCAGACGCAATACACGATCAGATACTCCAATCGAAGAGTGGCATCTTCAAGTAAAATCAAACAAGTATAACACACAGAGAAAAACATTTACTAGTATTCTTAATCTTTCTCATTCTTTTTCTGTCTCTCacacaaaaaaatcatttaataatcAACTTTCACAATACGGGAGTAAGCCCCGAATACGAGGAAGGTATACAGCTAGAATTCCAATGATATCTCTTATATGACTATAATCCATATTCATAAAAATGGCAATCCACCTGTAGAATTTCCAAGAAAATCCCTTCCAATACAGAAAGAATGAGACTGATAACATCATAAAAATTTTGAGAGACGGTTTATAAGAAGATATATGAAATAATATATTTATGAATATCCCATGCTTTGACCTGTTAATATAGTAagtataatttttcattttctatgtAGCACCATGTTTTACTATAAACTCACCCTTGTTAATCTTGCAATTAGACAGTCCCCTTAGAACTTCCTTGGCACGAGAAGGACTGAGTTTCCTTGCCAGCCATCGGAGGACAATACTTTTGCAGCCATTGACTTTACTTGATCTATCAGGTAAGAGATCATGAGCACCATCTGTGCTCAAAACATCAGAAGCTTTTGATGCAATCCTTGTAGCAGCTTCTAATATAGCATTCTCACACGTTTGAGCACAGCATTCCTTCACAGGGTCAATCTTCTCACAAGCAGCAAGCAACTTGGAAGTATCAACTGTATCCTCAAACTCATTAACACCAATGACTGGGCAAGATGCACCAGTCAGATTTGATGAATGAACTGAGCATAATCGTGCAAGACTATCATTTGCACCCTGGGCCACCAAAATCTGCTCGATATCCGATAGGCAGTGTTTAGCAGTTGTCCCATTTAAAGCCAGAACATTGGTCTCTTTACTGGATTGACCAATGAGAATTGTGAGAGTGGCTTTCAACTGTGGACAACACATAACATTAGCTAGCAATGGTGCAAAAACGGACCAGCAATCAATTGAGGTCACAGTCATCAAACTCTCAGCAACACTGAAGTTTAGCCTACAGAGTCCTGCACACACAGATCAATGAGAAAAGTATGGAACTTGTGAACTAAGCCACAGAATGCTTAGGCGAATTTAGTTTAACTTGAGCAAATAAGGAGGGAGGGAGGAACCTGATAATTTTGGGACGGTGGTATTAGTATATGGTGCCAATGGTGAAGGAgcaagaaggggaagaaagggtTGAGGAGTCACAGTAGGAGAGATCATTGGTAACATAGAATCTTTTTGTTTAAACGACAAGACTGGATCTTTAGGATAATCTATGGTGCTGCAACAACATACATGGAGACctataaaatgaaaaacaaaggacATTGGTAAGTAATAACACAAATCACAATCGGAAAAGTTTTAGATGCATAATTTCCTAATAAATTTTAGGGAGCAGTTCTAAAGCCATAGACAAACTAGTCCGGCACCAATGGCAACTAACGAATTTTAGTTATAAATCCTAGAACTATTTAGCAATGTGCATTATAAACCCTAAGCCAAAAGTAAGTATGTTCCTCCATAAACACAAGTAGCATCAATGAATCAATAATGTAGCAAAATGGCAATTACGGTGAAATCTTCAATCCACAATTTTGCGCTAATGTATGTCCTACAAAGTTGTATAAGGGCAAGCCTATACTACTCAAACAGCAATCAAGACCCTAACACAACCTGGGATATCTTAATTCACTCTAAACAGTTACTCGAAACGGCGCTATGCCTTACATTAAGCATTAGATTCAAAGATTGAGAACAACAATAGGACTTCAATATTCTGATACCAAATGCACCATATATTATTTGAAAGCTGAAATCAACATCAAGAATGTTTCACAAAATCTGAGGTGCACACCATACCAAAGATGACATTTTTAGGAACACGAATTCCCTGGCCAGCTAAAAAAGCACAAATCTTTCATAAAACACATTGGACTAATACAACTAAAGCAATTATAACCATGACCAAGAAGGCAAAACTCAAAACTATttgcaaaattaaacaaaacccagtaaagaaatcaacaaaaaaataagcTAGAAACTCACTCAGGAACAGGATAAAGACATGGGCAGTGAGCTTCAGAGACGCCATTTCCTTCCTGCCTTCAATTTCCTTACCCTCCAAACAGTGAAACcatcacagagagagagagagagagagagagagagagagagagataaacgCAGCGTTTTCAAGCTTCAGGCTTGGAGTTCAGAGAAGGGTTTTGCAGGTGTGAGGAAATGGAGGAGGAAACATTGTGGGAagggaaaaggaagaaaaggtgAGAAATAGGGAGAGGGGGAGCAGAGTAGGAGAAGCCATGAATGAGCTTGGAAGTGGGGTGGGGCCCTCAGAGGCATTAATAGCTGTCGTGAGTAGGTCCCACATTGAGCAGAAGACTCAGTTAGAAGCATAgtctaaaatattcataatattccgatatttctatcgaaatttccgtgtttttggactaccgatatttccgatatcattgatattttagaccttgctaagtcactcatgtatcttaccatgcaatatataaagtataaaatattgtactaattcattatatataaatgattatgatgtgtttaaacttctttcattaattactacatattttctacactcacaatgtttcccagctcgctatataatcaacctaaatcaattatatctatcatgcaatgcatttcctttcaattttttgtgataaactaatagataattgactaaataaacatcctgcaaagtttcaataaaaatttccatgtttttcttacaattttcgtggtttttattcaatttttatcgatattaataatattttgatattttcatctaaatttttgtatttttaaactaccgatatttcttatattatcgatattttatacctggTTGGAAGAGCACTGGCGCATTTAACGCCATCCATCGCCTTTTTCTCCCTCCCCACTCCACAACAATCACAACTGGCCATCACCTGCTTTCTACACCAGCCATTTGGCACATGTGACACGTGTGAAAGTTCCGTGCATGATGGCAGTCGTTCGGGATAATTAATGTGGCCGTTGCTCTAAAATTTCTGGTGCTCATTTGTGTAGGCAATCAAATTGA
Encoded proteins:
- the LOC126587129 gene encoding uncharacterized GPI-anchored protein At1g61900-like isoform X2, giving the protein MASLKLTAHVFILFLSLHVCCCSTIDYPKDPVLSFKQKDSMLPMISPTVTPQPFLPLLAPSPLAPYTNTTVPKLSGLCRLNFSVAESLMTVTSIDCWSVFAPLLANVMCCPQLKATLTILIGQSSKETNVLALNGTTAKHCLSDIEQILVAQGANDSLARLCSVHSSNLTGASCPVIGVNEFEDTVDTSKLLAACEKIDPVKECCAQTCENAILEAATRIASKASDVLSTDGAHDLLPDRSSKVNGCKSIVLRWLARKLSPSRAKEVLRGLSNCKINKACPLVFPDMKHVATGCGNGISNRTACCTAMESYVAHLQKQSLITNLQALDCAASLGMKLRKSNITENVYSLCHISLKDFSLQVGNQVSGCLLPSLPSDATFDSSGVSFLCDLNDNIPAPWPTSQGAASSCSKRVKIPALPAAASAESGLYHDGVMLSLLLASAMVLMTLL
- the LOC126587129 gene encoding uncharacterized GPI-anchored protein At1g61900-like isoform X1 — translated: MASLKLTAHVFILFLSLHVCCCSTIDYPKDPVLSFKQKDSMLPMISPTVTPQPFLPLLAPSPLAPYTNTTVPKLSGLCRLNFSVAESLMTVTSIDCWSVFAPLLANVMCCPQLKATLTILIGQSSKETNVLALNGTTAKHCLSDIEQILVAQGANDSLARLCSVHSSNLTGASCPVIGVNEFEDTVDTSKLLAACEKIDPVKECCAQTCENAILEAATRIASKASDVLSTDGAHDLLPDRSSKVNGCKSIVLRWLARKLSPSRAKEVLRGLSNCKINKACPLVFPDMKHVATGCGNGISNRTACCTAMESYVAHLQKQSLITNLQALDCAASLGMKLRKSNITENVYSLCHISLKDFSLQVKIIGMDSYNSVGNQVSGCLLPSLPSDATFDSSGVSFLCDLNDNIPAPWPTSQGAASSCSKRVKIPALPAAASAESGLYHDGVMLSLLLASAMVLMTLL